From Deltaproteobacteria bacterium:
TGAAGCCGCGCCTCTACCTCGACGCCGTGGACTTCGCCGCCCAGGCGGACAACGCCTTCATGCTGGGCCGTGATCCGAAGGGCGCGCCGATGATCCTCGGCCGCTTCGGCGGGGAGGAGCACCGCCTCGTCCTCGGGCCGGTGCTCGGCTACCGGGCCCCCGGGCTGGAGGTGAAGCTCGATCGCGACCTCTCGGTGCTGCAGGTGGAGGTGGGGGAGGGCGCCGCTCCCGGCGAGCGCCTCTCCCTGTGGCCGGCGGCGGTGCTCTTCGCCCTGGGCGACGCCCTGGGGTCCTCCGCGCGCTACCTGCCCCGCAAGGTCTGATCGTCAGTCGAGCTGGGCCTCGACCTTCGCGACGACCTCGTCCACCGAGCGCTCCTGGGTGGGGATGGTCAGCTGCGCCCGCGCGTAGAGGGGCGTGCGCTGATCGAGGAGGGTGCGCAGCTCGGCCATGGCGTGGGGGTTGTCGGCCATCGGCCGCTCGTCGCCCTGATCCACGACCCGGTGCCAGTGATCCTCCGGTCGCGCCTGCAGCCAGACCGTCGTGGTCTCGCGCAGGAGCAGGGCGTAGGCCTCGGGGGCGGTGACGATCCCGCCGCCGGTGGCGATCACGGCGCTGCCGCCCTCCCGCAGGAAGCGATCGAGGGCGTCGTACTCGAGGCGCCGGTAGTAGTCCTCGCCGTGGAACTCGAAGATCTCCGCCAGGGAGAGGCCCGCCTCGGCCTCGACCAGCGCGTCGAGCTCCCGGAAGGGGACGCCCATCCGGTCGGCCAGCGCCTGCCCCACGCTGCTCTTGCCCGCGCCGCGCAGCCCGAGGAGGGAGACGATCTGCCGGCCCCCGGCCTCGCCCGGCTCGGGGATCAGCTCCCGCACGCTCACCCGCAGGGCCCGCGCGACGTCGGCCAGGCGCCCGACCGAGATGTTCCCCTTCCCGCCCTCGAGGCTGGAGAGGTAGCGCTCGCTGACCCCGCTGGCGCCCGCGAGCTCCTTCAGGGTCACCCCCTGGCGGCGGCGCAGCTGGCGGACCCGGGCGCCCAGGCCCTTCAGAAACGAGGCCTTCTCATCGATCGGCGACATGGCGGAACTATAGTTCTGACCTACCCGTTCGGCCAGCACTATCGTGCTTGCGTGGGTGGGGGCCCGGACTAGATCTCCGGGCCATGAGCGAGCTCACGGTCCCCGACGTCGTCTTCGAGACCCACCCCGACGCCTACGCCCACTGGAGGCTCTCCATCGAGGGCAACGTCGCCACCCTGGCGATGGCCGTCCAGGAGGACCGCCCGATCCGCGAGGGCTACGCGCTCAAGCTCAACTCCTACGACCTCGGGGTCGACATCGAGCTGGCCGACGCCCTCGAGCGGCTGCGCTTCGAGCACCCCGAGGTGAAGGTCGTGGTGATCACCAGCGTGCTCGAGCGGATGTTCTGCGCCGGCGCCAACATCCGGATGCTCGGGGCGAGCACCCACGGCTGGAAGGTGAACTTCTGCAAGTTCACCAACGAGACCCGCCTCTACCTCGAGGACGCCTCCGAGCACTCGGGCCTCAAGTCCCTCGCGGCGCTCAACGGGATCGCCGCCGGCGGCGGCTACGAGCTGGCCCTGGCCTGCGACGAGATCGCCCTGGTCGACGACGGCTCCAGCGTGGTCTCGCTCCCCGAGGTGCCGCTGCTGGGCGTGCTGCCGGGCACCGGCGGCCTCACCCGGGTCACCGACAAGCGCAAGGTCCGCCGGGATCTCGCCGACGTCTTCTGCTCCAACGCCGACGGCGTGAAGGGCCAGCGGGCCGTGGACTGGGGCCTGGTCGATCACACCTTCCCCCGCTCGAGGTGGGACGAGTCGATCGCGGCCGAGGCCGAGCGCCTCGCGGCGACCTCCGACCGACCCGGCGAGGGCGAGGGCATCGCGCTGACGCCGCTGAAGCCCGCGGTCGAGGCCGGCTCGTTGAAGTACCGCTTCGTCGAGCTGCAGCTCGATCACGACGCGCGGGTGGCCACCCTGCGCCTCTCGGGCCCCGACGCGGCCCCGCCGGCGGACGGCGAGGCGCTGCGCGCGCTGGGCTCCGAGAGCTGGGTGCTGCGCTTCTGGCGCGAGCTGGACGACGCCCTCCTGCGCCTGCGTACCAACACCCCCGAGGTGGGGACCCTGGTGATCCACACCCGCGGTGACGCCGAGGCGGTGCTCCTCTGGGACGCCTTCCTGGCGGCCGAGGCGCCGAAGCACTGGGCGGCCCGCGAGGTGCTGCAGAAGGTGAAGCGGGTGCTCAAGCGCCTCGACGTCACCTCCCGCTCGATCCTCACCCTGGTCGAGCCGGAGAGCTGCTACGCCGGCTCCTTCGCCGAGCTCGTCCTCGCCGCCGACCGCAGCTACATGCTCGACGATCCCGAGGCGCCCACCTCCTTGCGCCTCGGCGTCCTCAACGGCGGCGCCCTGCCCATGGGCAACGGCCTGACCCGCCTCGCCTCGCGCTTCCTGGCGACCCCCGAGGCGCCCGCGCGCCTGCTGGAGGTGGGCACCTTCGACGCCGGGGCGGCCCTCGAGGCGGGCCTCTGCACCTTCGCCCCGGACGAGATCGACTGGGAGGACGAGGTGCGCCTGGCCATCGAGGAGCGGGCCTCCATGTCGCCCGACGCCCTGACCGGGATGGAGGCGAACCTGCGCTTCGCAGGCGCCGAGACCATGGAGACCAAGATCTTCGGGCGGCTCACCGCCTGGCAGAACTGGATCTTCCAGCGGCCGAACGCCGTGGGAGAGAAGGGCGCCCTGACCCTCTACGGGGCCGGCGAGCGCCCGTCCTTCGACTTCAAGCGGGTCTGAACGAACGAAAAGGGGAGAACGAAGATGAGCAAGGTCGATCTCGAGGCGAAGATTCCGAACAACGTGGACCTGGGCGGTGACCGCCGCCTGCAGCGGGCGCTGGAGAAGTGGCAGCCGCGCTTCCTGGACTGGTGGAGCGACATGGGCCCGGAGGGCTTCCAGGCCCACGACGTCTACCTGCGCACCGCCATCGACGTCGGCGCGGAGGGGTGGGCCCACTTCGACCACGTGAAGATGCCCGACTACCGCTGGGGCATCTTCCTCTCCGACCCCGAGAAGGACCGCACCATCCCGGTGGGCGACGACTTCGGCAAGCCGGTCTGGCAGGAGGTGCCGGGCGAGCACCGCAACGCCCTGCGGCGCCTGATCGTCACCCAGGGAGACACCGAGCCGGCCAGCGTCGAGCAGCAGCGCCTCCTCGGCCAGCGCTGCCCCTCCCTCTACGACCTGCGCAACCTCTTCCAGGTGAACGTCGAGGAGGGTCGCCACCTCTGGGCGATGGTCTACCTCCTCCACACCTACTTCGGCCGCGACGGCCGGGAGGAGGCCGAGGCGCTCCTCGACCGCCGCAGCGGCGACGCCGATCGGCCGCGGATCCTCGGCGCCTTCAACGAGCCCATCACCGACTGGCTCGACTTCTTCATGTTCACGATGTTCACCGACCGGGACGGCAAGTATCAGCTGCTCTGCCTGGCCGAGAGCGCCTTCGACCCGCTCTCCCGCACCTGCCGCTTCATGCTCACCGAGGAGGCCCACCACATGTTCGTGGGTGACACCGGCATCGGCCGGGTCGTCCGGCGGGCCATCGAGATCATGAAGGAGCACAAGACCGAGGACGTACGGGCCCACGGCGGCATCGACCTGCCGACGATCCAGAAGCACCTCAACTTCTGGTTCACCCGCTCGGTCGACCTCTTCGGGGGCGAGGTCAGCACCAACGCCGCCAACTACTTCGCGGCGGGGCTCAAGGGCCGCGCCCACGAGAAGAACTACGACGACCACGTGGCCCTCGCGGGCTTCCGCGCGATGGACGTGCTCCAGGGCGGCGAGCTGGTCTCCGAGGAGACCGCCCTGCGCCTCTGCATGAACGAGTACGTCCGCGACGGCTACATCGAGGACTGCCAGAAGGGCGTCGATCGCTGGAACAAGATCCTGGAGAAGGAGGGCATGGACTTCCGCTTCGCCCTCCCGGACCGCCGCTTCAACCGCGAGATCGGCGTCTACGCCGGCTTCCACTTCACCCCCGAGGGCGAGCGGATCGACGCGGAGACCTGGGCGGCGCGGCGCAGCGAGTGGCTGCCCACCGCCGAGGACAAGGCCTACATCTCCGGCCTGCAGGAGAAGGCCGTCCTCGAGCCGGGCAAGATGGCCGCCTGGATCGCGCCGCCCTCCAAGGGCATCAACGGCCAGGCCGAGGACTTCGAGTACGTCCGGGCCTGAGGCCCACGATCCGCTAGCGCCCGCCGACCGGCGGTCCATATTTCCAGACCATGACCCCCGACGAGATCCGCGAGTCCATCGAGCAGGCCCTCTCCGGCGCGCAGGTAGAGGTCCGTGACCTCACCGGCACCGGCGACCACTACCACGCGGTGGTGGGCTACGCCGGCTTCGCCGAGAAGGGGCTGATCCAGCAGCACCAGATGGTCTACGGCGCCCTCGGCGGCAAGGTCGGGGGAGAGATCCACGCCCTGATGCTCAAGACCTGCCTGCCCGAGGAGTTCGAGGCGGCGGTCGCGGCCGAGGCCGAGTAATCCAAGGAGAGAGAAGATGTCCGACATCAAGACCCGTATCCAGGAGACCATCGCGAGCGGACCCGTCGTGATCTTCATGAAGGGCTCCCCGATGCTGCCCCAGTGCGGCTTCTCGGCCACCGCGGTCGAGGTCCTCAAGCGCGCCGGCGCCCCCAACCCGGTGGCCGTCGACGTCCTGCAGGACCCCGAGGTGCGCCAGGGCATCAAGGACTTCAGCGGCTGGCCCACCATCCCCCAGGTCTACGTGGGGGGTGAGTTCCTCGGCGGCTCGGACATCGTCCGCGAGCTCTACGAGAAGGGCGAGCTGCAGGAGAAGATCGCCGCGGCCAACTCGCCGGCGGCCTGATCGCCCCGACGACGCTGGCCCCCGAGCTGTGGTAGCGAGGGGGCCATGAGCGAGCACTTCGACTGGCGGGGCCGCACGGCCCTGGTGACCGGGGCCTCGGCGGGCATCGGCGCGGCGGTCGTCCGCCGGCTGGTGGCCGAGGGCCTGAACGTGGTGGCCGTCGCCCGGCGCGAGGAGCGCCTGGTCGCGCTCCGCGAGGAGCTGGGCGAGGCCCTGCTCCCGGTGCGGGCCGATCTGCGGGTCGAGGCCGAGATCCTCGGCGCCTTCGAGCGGGCCCGGGAGGTCTTCGGCGGCGTCGATCTGCTCGTGAACAACGCGGGGCTGGGGCACCACGCCCCGCTCTCCTCCGGCGAGACCGAGGCCTGGCGCGACATGCTCGAGCTGAACGTGCTGGCCCTCTGCGTCTGCACCCGCGAGTGCATCGCGGACCTGCGCCGCCGGGGGCTCGACGACGGCTTCATCGTCCATGTCTCCTCCATGTCCGGCCACCGGGTCGCCCAGGGCTCCGGGGTCTACTCGGCGACCAAGCACGCCGTCTTCGCCCTGACCGAGGGGCTGCGCCAGGAGCTGCGCGAGGCCGGCAGCAAGATCCGCGTCGGCGCCGTCAGCCCCGGCTTCGTCGAGACCGAGTTCGCCGCCCTCTACCACCGCTCGGAAGAGGCCGCCCGCAAGACCTACGACCGCTACCCCTGCCTCACCCCCGACGACGTCGCCGAGGCCATCTGGTGGCAGGTCACGCGGCCCGCGCACTGGAGCGTCCACGACATCCTGATGCGCCCCACCGAGCAGGTGTCGTGAGATCCGGGGGGCGCTCCGCTCCCCCCGGACCCCCCAACTCAACCTCGGTCCCTCCCGGGACCGCTGCGCTCCGCCGGCTGTGCGCCGCCTGCGCGCGCTGCTTCCATGTGCCTATGATATCGGTCAGGTAGGAGGGAATTCCATGAAGACGCTCTCGATGATCGGCCTGTTCGCCGTTGCGCTGCTCTGTGTCTCCTGTGGCGGCAGCCCGGAGATCACCGTCGGGTCGGGCACGACGCCGACCTACACCTGGGACTCGGGTCCCGTGCGCCAGCTCACCGTGATCCGGGGCACCCTGGAGAGCGGCACCACCATCTGGGCCATCGGCGCCAGCGGCGACGAGATCGCCTCGCCGGTGACCCACGGCACGGTGCCCTCCGGCGCCACCGAGCTGACCCAGGCCTACACTGGCAGCCCGGAGCCGGTGCTCACGGCCGGGGCGGACTACCAGGTCTGGTTGGAGCGCGGCGAGGGCGAGCGGGTCTTCGTCGACTTCACGGCCGAGTAGCCGGGCGCGTGCTAGGGTCGGGGGGACCGCTTGCTCCCAACCCGTACCCAGGATCAGCACCATGACTCGCACCGTGCGCTGTCTCGCGCTCGCCCTCGCTCTGCCTCTCCTCTTCGCCTGCGGTGAGGGTGGCGGCGGGGGAGGGGGCGGCAACGACGCCTCCTTCACCCTCGAGGGGACCTTCGCCACCTCGCCCCGCCCCTCGGACAACAAGGGGATGATCCACTTCGGGCTCTTCGCCCGGGGCGACCTGACGGCCAGCTATCCCAGCGTCGTCAACGACGGCTACCTCGACGCCTACAGCCGGGCCGGCTCCCACGAGGTGATGGTGGCGGGCACCGCCGGCGACCGCTCCGATCCCGGCGTCTTCAACATCTTCTTTCCCGCCGAGCTGGTGACCTCCGAGCCCTTCATCCCCCTGCTCTGGGCGGACAGCAACGAGCTCGGAACCCTCGAGGTCTACGAGGGCCACGGGCAGGGCGACTGGAACAGCCTGGTGGCCATCGACGGCCGCGCCATCGTCGAGCTGCGCATCGACGGCGACCGGCTCTTCTACAGCACCATCGACGACGCCCAGGGCCTGATCGAGCTCGAGCTCGACGCCGACGACGCCCGCCGCCTCACCGCCGTCCACGACTGGCGCGACGCCTGGTAGTCCGCGGCCCGCCGTTACCTGCCCGTGACAGCCTGCAGGCTGGCCGCTCGCTAGCCTCGACTCGAGAAGCCTTCACCCTCTCTCGATCGAGGTGCTCGCGATGCTACGACCTGCCGCCTTCCTCTCCCTGGCCGCCGCCGCCGGCCTGATGGCCTTCATGTCCCGGGGACCCGTCCCCGTGGAGCCCCTCGCTCCCTCGCCGTCGGGCGCGGCCCGCGAGGCGCCCCTCCCGGAGCCGGCGCTGGCCGGCCTCGCCGGCCCCTTCGTCCACGAGAACCTCGCGCTCTACCTGGTGCGCGCCGGACCCGATCACCCTGCGGACCCCGTCGACTACCTCACCCTGAGCGAGGGCCTCGAGGCCGGGCAGGTCGCGGTGGAGGAGACCGGGGACGTCAACGAGCTGAAGGTGAAGAACCGCGCCGGGCGTCCCCTCTTCATCCAGGCCGGGGAGGTCATCCGCGGCGGCCGCCAGGACCGCACCGTCGGGGTGGACCTCATCGTGCCGCCGAGCCCCGAGGGGATCGCCCTGCCCAGCTTCTGCGTCGAGCAGGGGCGCTGGTCGCAGCGAGGCGGGGAGCGCTCCGACTCCTTCGCCACCAGCACCAAGATGGTCGCCTCCAAGGGCCTGCGGGGCGCGGTGAACCATTCCAAGACCCAGGGCGCGGTCTGGCAGAACGTGGAGGCCACCAAGCAGAAGCTCTCCGAGAACCTGGCCGTGCAGGTCGACGACGCCCGCTCGGCGAGCAGCTACGAGCTCGCCCTCGATCACGAGGCCATCAAGGAGGTGCAGGGCGCCTACCGGGAGGAGCTCTCCGGCCTCCCCGCGAAGGTCGAGGACGCCGTCGGCCTGGTCTGGGCGGTGAACGGTGAGCTGGTGGGGGCCGAGGTCTACGGCAGCCGCAAGCTCTTCCTGAAGCTCTGGCCCAAGCTCCTCGACGTGGCCGTCATCGAGGCGGTGGCCGAGCGGGACGCGAAGGCGAAGGCGCCGGCGCCTACCCCGGCGCAGGTGGCGCGCTTCCTGGTGGTGCCCGGCGGTGAGGCCGAGCAGCAGACGCCGACCTCCCGCACGCGGGTCGACTACCGGCGCACGCCGGAGCACGGCTACTACGAGACCACCGACACCGAGGTGAAGGCCTGGGTGCACCGCAGCCACACCGATCTGGACGCGGTCGCCACGCGGGCACCGCAGCCGGCGAGGCAGCTGCAGAACCTGCTGGGCGGCTCCTCCTCCGGCGCGCTGAGTAACGTCTTCGACCCGGGGCAGGGCCTGCAGGTGAACAACGCCCTCGGACTCGGCGGGCTGGGCAGGGGGAACGCGCCCTAGGCGCCGGCGGGGTACTTCCCGGCGTAGAGGTCGAGGCAGCGGCGGACCTCGTCGACGGCCTCGACCGGGCCGCGGAAGTCGTCGACGACGACCTCCTTGTTCTCCAGGATCTTGTAGTCCTGGAAGAAGCGCTTGATCTCCTTGAGGGTGTGCCCCGGGAGCTGATCGCAGTGGCCGTAGTGGTTCACCGCCGGATCGTCCACGGCCACGGCGATGATCTTGGTGTCGAGGCCCTGGTCGTCGCGCATCTCCATCATGCCGATGGCCTTGGCGTCGATGATCGAGAGGGGCTGGATGGGCTCCTGCATCAGCACCAGCACGTCCAGGGGGTCGCCGTCCTCGCACCAGGAGCGGGGGATGAAGCCGTAGTTCGCCGGGTAGAAGACGGCGCTGTAGAGGACCCGATCGACCCGGAGGAAGCCGGTCTCCTTGTCGAGCTCGTACTTCACCCGGGAGCCCCGGGGGACCTCGACGACCACGGGAAAGCGCTCGGGGACGCGGGACTTCTCGACCACGATGTCGTGCCAGGCGTGCATCGGCTCCTCCTCTTCGGCGGGGGCGAGAGCAGAGAATACGCCAGCCATTGTCAGGCCGGGAGGGGAGTGAGTAGTTCCTGGGTCATGGTTCAGCGCGCGCCGGGGCTCCTGACTCTCCTCCCTCTCCTCCTGCTCTCCGCCTGCGGGGAGCCCAGCCTCCTGGAGTGCTTGCCGCCCTCGATGGAGGCCGTGGTGGGCAGCTCCGTCGAGGTGCGGGTCGACTGCTTCCTCGAGCCGCCCGACGAGAAGGTTCGCCTGCGTCTGGAGACCCTGGAGGTGAGCTCGCCCTTCGAGGCTCGCATCGACGGCGGGGGGCAGGTCCGGGTGATCTTCACGCCCGAGGCCGCGGGGCCCGCGAGCGGCGTCCTCACCGTCCGCCACCGCCTCGACGGAGAGGCTCAGCCTCCCCTGGAGGTCGCGCTCTCCGCGGTGGGCCTTTCGCCCCTCGACTGGGAGGCCGGGCCCGAGCCGCTCCCGTGTCCGGTGGACACCGCCGCGCCCCTCCTGGAGCAGGCCCTCGCCCTGGCCGGCCTCGACCTCTCCACCTTCGGCTTCGACGAGCTCGATCTCGCCTCCTCCGGCTACTGGTCCGGGGGCTGGCTGGACGATCCCTTCCTCCTCTCC
This genomic window contains:
- a CDS encoding shikimate kinase, yielding MSPIDEKASFLKGLGARVRQLRRRQGVTLKELAGASGVSERYLSSLEGGKGNISVGRLADVARALRVSVRELIPEPGEAGGRQIVSLLGLRGAGKSSVGQALADRMGVPFRELDALVEAEAGLSLAEIFEFHGEDYYRRLEYDALDRFLREGGSAVIATGGGIVTAPEAYALLLRETTTVWLQARPEDHWHRVVDQGDERPMADNPHAMAELRTLLDQRTPLYARAQLTIPTQERSVDEVVAKVEAQLD
- the boxC gene encoding 2,3-epoxybenzoyl-CoA dihydrolase, which produces MSELTVPDVVFETHPDAYAHWRLSIEGNVATLAMAVQEDRPIREGYALKLNSYDLGVDIELADALERLRFEHPEVKVVVITSVLERMFCAGANIRMLGASTHGWKVNFCKFTNETRLYLEDASEHSGLKSLAALNGIAAGGGYELALACDEIALVDDGSSVVSLPEVPLLGVLPGTGGLTRVTDKRKVRRDLADVFCSNADGVKGQRAVDWGLVDHTFPRSRWDESIAAEAERLAATSDRPGEGEGIALTPLKPAVEAGSLKYRFVELQLDHDARVATLRLSGPDAAPPADGEALRALGSESWVLRFWRELDDALLRLRTNTPEVGTLVIHTRGDAEAVLLWDAFLAAEAPKHWAAREVLQKVKRVLKRLDVTSRSILTLVEPESCYAGSFAELVLAADRSYMLDDPEAPTSLRLGVLNGGALPMGNGLTRLASRFLATPEAPARLLEVGTFDAGAALEAGLCTFAPDEIDWEDEVRLAIEERASMSPDALTGMEANLRFAGAETMETKIFGRLTAWQNWIFQRPNAVGEKGALTLYGAGERPSFDFKRV
- the boxB gene encoding benzoyl-CoA 2,3-epoxidase subunit BoxB; its protein translation is MSKVDLEAKIPNNVDLGGDRRLQRALEKWQPRFLDWWSDMGPEGFQAHDVYLRTAIDVGAEGWAHFDHVKMPDYRWGIFLSDPEKDRTIPVGDDFGKPVWQEVPGEHRNALRRLIVTQGDTEPASVEQQRLLGQRCPSLYDLRNLFQVNVEEGRHLWAMVYLLHTYFGRDGREEAEALLDRRSGDADRPRILGAFNEPITDWLDFFMFTMFTDRDGKYQLLCLAESAFDPLSRTCRFMLTEEAHHMFVGDTGIGRVVRRAIEIMKEHKTEDVRAHGGIDLPTIQKHLNFWFTRSVDLFGGEVSTNAANYFAAGLKGRAHEKNYDDHVALAGFRAMDVLQGGELVSEETALRLCMNEYVRDGYIEDCQKGVDRWNKILEKEGMDFRFALPDRRFNREIGVYAGFHFTPEGERIDAETWAARRSEWLPTAEDKAYISGLQEKAVLEPGKMAAWIAPPSKGINGQAEDFEYVRA
- a CDS encoding BolA/IbaG family iron-sulfur metabolism protein gives rise to the protein MTPDEIRESIEQALSGAQVEVRDLTGTGDHYHAVVGYAGFAEKGLIQQHQMVYGALGGKVGGEIHALMLKTCLPEEFEAAVAAEAE
- the grxD gene encoding Grx4 family monothiol glutaredoxin, with translation MSDIKTRIQETIASGPVVIFMKGSPMLPQCGFSATAVEVLKRAGAPNPVAVDVLQDPEVRQGIKDFSGWPTIPQVYVGGEFLGGSDIVRELYEKGELQEKIAAANSPAA
- a CDS encoding SDR family NAD(P)-dependent oxidoreductase; this translates as MSEHFDWRGRTALVTGASAGIGAAVVRRLVAEGLNVVAVARREERLVALREELGEALLPVRADLRVEAEILGAFERAREVFGGVDLLVNNAGLGHHAPLSSGETEAWRDMLELNVLALCVCTRECIADLRRRGLDDGFIVHVSSMSGHRVAQGSGVYSATKHAVFALTEGLRQELREAGSKIRVGAVSPGFVETEFAALYHRSEEAARKTYDRYPCLTPDDVAEAIWWQVTRPAHWSVHDILMRPTEQVS
- a CDS encoding inorganic diphosphatase; protein product: MHAWHDIVVEKSRVPERFPVVVEVPRGSRVKYELDKETGFLRVDRVLYSAVFYPANYGFIPRSWCEDGDPLDVLVLMQEPIQPLSIIDAKAIGMMEMRDDQGLDTKIIAVAVDDPAVNHYGHCDQLPGHTLKEIKRFFQDYKILENKEVVVDDFRGPVEAVDEVRRCLDLYAGKYPAGA